GATCACGTAGCGGCCGGTCGCGCACATTTGAATCTTGTACAGCAAGAGCTCTTTGATCAGTTGCGCGAAGCGCTGTCCACCAGCCCGGATTACAAAGGTCAAGTCGTATCAGTCGTCGACGAAGTCCTGCTGCTTATCCTCAACTTCCTCGTCAGCAGAACCGCATCCTCGGCTGGGCATTACAAATACCTTTTCGATGCCAATGCGAAGGAGGACGCCATCCAGGAAGATCTATACAACTACCTGACAGGCAACCTCGGCGGCCGCGTCGAGTATGAGGTCTCCCATGTCGGAGGTGGGCGGGTTGACATCAGGCTGAAATTCGATGCCTGCGCGCTCCACGTAGAAATGAAGGTGGATGAAACCAGACTTCCGCTAAGCGATCGAACGGCATATCTGAAGCAGACAGTTACATATCAGACGAATGACATTCGGATTGGTTTCTTAGTCGCGCTGCGCCATAAGGCATTCGATCCCACAGGTCCGCCGCCGCACATCAAGTCTCTAATCGGGCATACCATTTTTGGTATTGACGGCGACTCGGTGCCCCGCCACGTCATTCACGTTGCTGTGCCAGGCAGCAGGACCAATCCATCGAGTTCCAGATAAGTTATGGAAACACGAATAGTGGTTATGGTTTTTGACCTAACTCAGATGCGTAAACCGATCATTAATGCCCATTCATGGCGCAAGTTGCAGCTGGAAAACAGGCTTTAGAGCTGATGCATCGGGGTGCCGGCGGCAGTGCTAGCACCCGACGCATGTGATGCGCCGCGCCCGTGGAATATCTGCAGCGGTTCGCGGCGTTGCCACGCTGTAGAACCTTCAGCCCAGGCTCCTCCTGCGCTGAAGCACGCAACAGAAGGAACCACTTAGTGAAACTCTTTACCCCCCTCACCGTCGGCACCATGGAACTGCCCAACCGCCTCGTCATGGCACCGATGTCCCGCGTACGCGCCGACCGCAACGGCGTGCCCACCGACATCATGGTCGAGCACTACCGCCAGCGCGCCTCCATGGGCCTGATCATCACTGACGGCATCTACCCCTCCTTCACCGGCCAGGGCAACGCCCTGATGCCCGGCCTGGTCACCGAGGAACACGTCGCCGGGTGGAAGCGCGTCACCGACGCCGTCCACGAAGCCGGCGGCCGGATCGTCGCCCAGCTGATGCACTCCGGACGCGTCGCCCACGAAAACATCAACGGCGGCCGCCCCGTCGTCGCCCCCAGCGCCATCGCGGTTGAAGGCATGGCCCACACCTACGCCGGCAAGCAGCCCTTCCCGGTGCCGCACGCCCTCACCGAAGCCGAACTCCCCGGCGTCGTGCAGGACTTCGTCTCCGCCGCGCGGAACGCGATGAAGGCCGGGTTCGACGGCGTCGAGCTGCACGGTGCCAACGGCTACCTGCTGCAGGAATTCCTCTCCCCCGTCTCCAACACCCGCACCGACAACTACGGCGGATCCCCGGAGAACCGCGCCCGCCTGGTCATCGAGGCCTTCCGTGCCGTGGCCGAGGCCGTCGGCGCCGAGCACACCGGCATCCGCATCTCCCCGGAACACAACATCCAGGGCGTGCTGGAAACCGACCGCGCCGACGTGACCGCCACCTACACCGCCCTGGTGGACGGCATCGCCGATCTGAAGCCGGCCTACCTGAGCATCCTGCACGCCGACCCGGCCGACGAGATGGTCCAGGGCCTGCGCCACCGCTTCGGCGGCCCGGTGCTGATGAACACCGGCTTCGGCACGGTCACCAGCCGCGAGGACGCCGTCATGCTGCTCGAGGAGGACCTGGCCGACGCCGCCGTCGTCGGCCGTCCCGTGATCGCCAACCCGGACCTGGCCCGCCGCTGGCAGGAGGACCACCCGTTGAACGAGATCGACCAGACCACCGTTTACACCGACGGTGCCGCCGGCTACACCGACTACCCGGAACTGGCTCCGGTTTCCTAGTCGAAAAACGAACGACGACGGCAGGCCCTCCACGAGGGAGGCCTGCTGTCGTCCTGCCAAACAGATGAATTGGGTGCAAACCATAAGCATCGATTCCATCTGAGGACAGTCTTCGGATGGAGAACCCATTAGCTTAAGGACACTTGGGATAATGAAAACCAAATGAATCTATGTCGGATCGATCGGCAAAGACATCCAGATTTTGCAAAAGATCACAGAAGGCCACGGGGCCCTGTTATAGATAGGGAAACCGCTAGTGTTTTACGGAATCGGTCAAAATTAGATTATATACCGGCTTCCTAAAGGGGAACCTGAGCGGGCTCTTCAGTTCCTCATAGAATACCTGCCACTCAAAAACAAGTGAGTCGATAAACATCTTGCCACTGATATAATATAATCGCTGTTCTTTAAAAACTCCGAATGCAGTGTCGCTAATTGATTCAGCAAAGTGAACATCCAAGTCCGGAAGAAATACCCGAAGCTCAAATTCCCCCGCTGTCTCAGAAGCAACAAGGTTCTGGAGGGATGTATCCAAGTGCATACCTAGGTGAATGCCAGGAAGTTCGGCGGCCGGGGAGTTCAAAAAGGCAGCCACGCTCTCGTTCACTTTGAAGCCTTGTTCGGCGATTCTACAGCCAGCGTGTTTTAGCAAGTATTTACTTAGGTGCAGCACTTCTCGCCGCCAAGTGCTGCGTCCATAGATTTTCCGGAAATCTATGGAACGTTCATCCATGATGCGTTCGCGGTGGCGAGCGTAGTAGGCAATGAAATCGGTGTATGCGCGATCAAATGGTTGACTTTGAGCATTGTTACAGACTTTACAGAGGATATTTGGAAACTTTATCAGTTTACTATCGGGGCCTTGCAT
This genomic stretch from Arthrobacter sp. zg-Y1110 harbors:
- a CDS encoding alkene reductase, which encodes MELPNRLVMAPMSRVRADRNGVPTDIMVEHYRQRASMGLIITDGIYPSFTGQGNALMPGLVTEEHVAGWKRVTDAVHEAGGRIVAQLMHSGRVAHENINGGRPVVAPSAIAVEGMAHTYAGKQPFPVPHALTEAELPGVVQDFVSAARNAMKAGFDGVELHGANGYLLQEFLSPVSNTRTDNYGGSPENRARLVIEAFRAVAEAVGAEHTGIRISPEHNIQGVLETDRADVTATYTALVDGIADLKPAYLSILHADPADEMVQGLRHRFGGPVLMNTGFGTVTSREDAVMLLEEDLADAAVVGRPVIANPDLARRWQEDHPLNEIDQTTVYTDGAAGYTDYPELAPVS